The Bombus fervidus isolate BK054 chromosome 1, iyBomFerv1, whole genome shotgun sequence genome includes a window with the following:
- the Tango2 gene encoding transport and golgi organization 2, with amino-acid sequence MCILFIYRNPDADCESYRLILVSNRDEDFKRPASPAHYWEHHPLCLGGTDMEPGKEGGTWLAMSLTGKAGVVLNLSDEASSTNIPKQGRGFLVPNFVTSNESAVSYLDKLYKKNNENQIYNPFILVLIDLQNADVKYLSSSHNSTGPNSSQDNILGFGNSGLDIPYKKVEVGKEIFKNIVKDIKVSRQMTLIEELLKFLKSKERYLPDPELQKRCSKRYKKLSSIFVSANGYCTRTHSILLVNGNNELTFVEETLMPNLTWKRQIFSNKLIHKN; translated from the exons atgtgtattttatttatttatcgtaatcCTGATGCTGATTGTGAGTCATATCGATTGATTTTGGTCTCAAACCGAGATGAAGATTTTAAACGTCCAGCATCACCAGCTCATTATTGGGAACACCATCCATTATGTTTAGGAG gtACTGATATGGAGCCTGGAAAAGAAGGTGGGACTTGGCTAGCAATGTCATTAACAGGAAAAGCTGGTgttgttttaaatttatctgatGAAGCAAGTTCAACTAATATACCAAAACAAGGACGAGGATTTTTAGTGCCTAATTTTGTTACATCAAATGAATCTGCAGTTTCATATTTAGACAAATTATACAAGAAGAATaatgaaaatcaaatatataatCCTTTTATTTTGGTTTTAATAGATTTACA gAATGCAGATGTTAAGTATTTGAGCAGTTCTCATAATTCAACAGGACCTAATTCAAGTCAAGATAATATCTTAGGTTTTGGTAATAGTGGTCTTGATATTCCATATAAAAAAGTTGAAgtaggaaaagaaattttcaaaaatattgttaaGGATATTAAGGTATCAAGACAAATGACTCTGATTGAAGAACttctgaaatttttgaaatcaaAAGAAAG ATATTTGCCAGATCCTGAATTGCAAAAACGTTGTTCAAAAAGGTATAAGAAACTCAGCTCAATCTTTGTATCAGCTAATGGATATTGTACACGAACTcattctattttgttggttaaTGGAAACAATGAACTAACATTTGTTGAAGAAACACTTATGCCGAATTTAACATGGAAACGTCAAATATTTAGTAACaaattaatacataaaaattga
- the Fancd2 gene encoding fancd2 yields the protein MDKRKLKFRGGLHKNLIGSPTSSRSDISQTKSLIEQLPRNNSTLLAGKVFSTQSQNKLSDEDIFSSKSRKVEVRNEESLSRKRKLSSLTSSNYNSDDDLGFPLAESTVLKKKRDDSDIISDKCENSNRRSSSNLSIITERNVNAVSIAKCKFLEFLHDSGIKINPVVPHVLCKDVIMVQRKMKELLNSKKYKKDELITRMEKYFENEENLKNALSDMELLIDGEVSNVLHSSSLIKILLQVSELYPEIYSSLLSKLNEAILIADSIESVSWALPLLQQFRFLDVVINSDALVNNLEQLLESCPLWFQSELIMLLPDIISDKQHQAIAEILNKILEDNSELINLILHCMGNLNLGKEYLDEYKEKTLNLLKTNVKVNAISAIIKFVLEDCTNTEIFEKTLKILRNTDIQPLVGEKIEECYQSQLNIVNTIKMSMLLSKNIVNATITVIKDITKDPKPLDIILLLLISLTTEVKRKIIEAIFKQHIRSGFYRTSLLNLLYSDYKQVVQELQPIALQISSNLLKTDERVFIDFSIDWLRLQFKCHKENAFKQREILERIIFLMGDCNQTVKNSLAFLCKMVEKEEDRQCLTPHCNHLRILLEKMDNLNLKEVGTLNDLLQHLCTSSNVIADSLRDDLFILLQKQLSNFKPFTKCKGVLGAVMAIKHLMQKTEKSDAAYNLFETVLNNVKKCSRSQALFYDQLTCIILQTQNINTEFIKRLTDYIEEEFVITNMIDKSSYRGNLIPKFGLNKAEDEPENCILTFEDKKYGAIVPISFKLLRTCCIKLSENENLDAIDSLLGCAILMPKDFDIAENSVIDLIICCINWFREVISGFVTQKDSLLQKQVLQRLDNLIDLQSELSTLFSLCDTKYQPPPCYFHQFPLPPFVRIDKKVGKKGKKEKKKFKEKSISINEIKDWELGSLICSKNPTYFRKFDASIVHLLDIKMDMDTTQSVGRSISIKQVCFIVKELLGIFEHDSNEKFVKDLIKLLPKICAKLRDIVDILREENEAQSREAVRLLLCLLTKIFNWKGFESVTYNILLREGLRILASQVDESNITLRSCKELVTECCKYFESLSDIITQISLSISLINVCQSLMKHSESYTKENKEKYAKMAFGFLCLQWPEDNHSSTQYKSTVIELLNSWINNESLPLQTVTSILDWLPDETSELEKPQDRLSRIPSISRSSFHFLFKKMFDGLINGIKTALQMADRDPKRIGVWYEVAKNVQKLVQICKTLTTKNNLLIFLKHMPILLKSFLNLGMPVLEHNLKYQTEEVTKILKMMQGGTRYLHTICCDSAEKKDLTLSKYIPAAKSILERLIYSVKGMLVLNNSPTAFWMGNLVNKNLEGQEIFSQNLSSEESSIPNSNIADDATNVSSDILESDSSDDLVDENNVS from the exons atggataaaagaaaattaaaatttagaggcggtttacataaaaatttaataggaAGTCCAACATCTTCAAGAAGTGACATATCTCAAACTAAATCTTTAATTGAACAGTTGCCAAGAAATAATAGTACGTTATTAGCCGGAAAGGTCTTCTCAACTCAAA gtCAAAACAAATTGTCAGATGAGGATATTTTTTCAAGTAAATCACGTAAGGTAGAAGTAAGAAATGAAGAATCATTATCACGTAAACGCAAATTGTCAAGTCTTACTTCGTCAAACTATAACAGTGACGATGATTTAGGTTTCCCTTTGGCAGAATCTAcagttttaaagaaaaaacgagATGATTCTGACATTATATCAGATAAATGTGAAAATAGTAATCGCAGAAGTTCatcaaatttatcaataattaCAGAGAGAAATGTTAATGCGGTTTCTATTGCAAAGTGTAAATTTCTTGAGTTTTTACATGACTCAGGCATTAAGATAAATCCAGTTGTTCCACATGTACTTT GTAAAGATGTCATAATGGTACaaaggaaaatgaaagaattactaaattcaaaaaaatataaaaaagatgaGTTAATTACccgaatggaaaaatattttgaaaatgaagaaaatttaaaaaatgctttAAGTGATATGGAATTACTTATTGATGGTGAAGTGTCAAATGTGTTACATAGTTCTTCTCttataaaaattctgttaCAAGTTTCAGAACTATATCCAGAAATATAtagcagtcttttgtctaaaCTCAATGAAGCTATACTTATAGC tGATTCCATTGAATCAGTATCTTGGGCTCTTCCATTATTGCAACAATTTCGCTTCTTGGATGTTGTAATTAATTCTGATGCTTTGGTCAACAATTTAGAACAACTTCTAGAATCATGTCCTTTATGGTTTCAGAGTGAATTAATTATGCTTTTACCTGACATTATATCTGACAAACAACATCAAGCTATTGctgaaattttgaataaaattctaGAAGATAATtctgaattaataaatttaatattacattgtATGGGCAACTTAAATCttggaaaagaatatttagatGAATATAAGGAAAAAACattaaatttgttgaaaaCAAATGTTAAAGTAAATGCAATATCAGCTATTATAAA ATTTGTTTTAGAAGATTGTACAAATacagaaatttttgaaaagacATTAAAGATATTACGCAATACTGATATACAACCTCTTGTTGGAGAAAAGATTGAAGAGTGTTATCAAAGTCAATTAAATATTgtgaatacaataaaaatgagTATGCttctttcaaaaaatatagtaaatgCAACTATAACagttataaaagatattactAAAGATCCAAAACCATTAGATATCATTCTTTTGCTTCTTATATCTTTAACAACAGAAGTgaagagaaaaattattgaagcTATATTTAAACAACATATACGATCTGGGTTTTATAGAACAagcttattaaatttattatatagtgATTATAAACAA gttGTGCAAGAACTGCAACCTATTGCTTTACAAATATCtagcaatttattaaaaacagaTGAACGTGTATTTATTGACTTCTCTATTGATTGGTTacgtttacaatttaaatgtCACAAAGAGAATGCGTTCAAACAACGAGAGATTCTAGAAAGAATTATATTCCTTATGGGTGATTGCAATCAAACAGTTAAAAATAGTCTGGCGTTTCTGTGTAAAATggtagaaaaagaagaagacagACAATGTCTAACGCCACATTGCAATCATCTTCGCATTTTACTTGAGAAAATGGATAACTTGAATTTAAAAGAAGTTGGTACATTGAATGACTTATTGCAACATTTATGTACAAGCTCTAATGTTATAGCTGATTCACTACGTGATGACTTATTCATACTACTGCAAAAACAactatctaattttaaacCATT caCAAAATGCAAAGGTGTTTTAGGAGCAGTAATGgcaataaaacatttaatgCAAAAGACAGAGAAGTCTGATGCAgcatataatttatttg AGACAGTATTAAATAATGTGAAGAAATGTTCACGATCACAAGCTTTGTTTTATGATCAATTGACTTGCATCATTTTACAAactcaaaatattaatacagaatttataaaaagacTCACAGATTATATTGAAGAAGAATTTGTTATTACAAATATGATTGATAAGTCAAGTTAtag AGGAAATTTAATTCCTAAATTTGGATTGAATAAAGCTGAAGATGAGCCAGAAAATTGCATCTTAACTTTTGAAGACAAAAAATATGGAGCAATTGTAccaatttctttcaaacttcTCAGAACTTGTTGTATTAAACTtagtgaaaatgaaaatctaGATGCTATAGATTCTCTTTTAGGATGTGCAATATTAATGCCAAAAGATTTTGATATAGCAGAAAATTCAGTAATCGATTTAATAATATGTTGCATTAATTG gTTTCGTGAAGTGATTAGTGGTTTTGTTACACAAAAAGATTCTTTGTTACAGAAGCAAGTATTACAACGATTAGACAATTTGATAGATTTACAAAGTGAATTGAGCACATTGTTCTCTTTGTGTGACACAAAATATCAACCACCTCCATGTTATTTTCATCAGTTTCCTTTACCGCCATTTGTAAGAATAGATAAAAAAgttggaaaaaaaggaaaaaaagagaaaaagaagttcaaagaaaaatctattagtataaatgaaattaaagacTGGGAATTGGGTTCTTTAATATGTTCTAAAAATCCaacatattttagaaaattcgatGCATcg ataGTACATCTATTAGATATAAAAATGGACATGGATACAACACAATCTGTGGGACGCAGTATATCTATAAAACAAGTATGTTTTATTGTTAAAGAACTCCTAGGAATCTTTGAGCATGAcagtaatgaaaaatttgtaaaggacttaattaaattattaccaAAAATTTGTGCAAAATTACGAGATATTGTAGACATTTtgagagaagaaaatgaagctCAAAGCAGAGAAGCTGTTCGATTATTGTTATGTCTTCtaacaaaaatttttaattggaaaGGATTTGAAAGTGttacttataatatattattacgag AGGGTTTACGAATTTTAGCAAGTCAAGTTGATGAAAGCAATATTACATTAAGATCGTGCAAAGAACTTGTTACAGAATgttgcaaatattttgaatCTTTATCCGATATTATTACACAAATATCattatcaatttcattaatcaaTGTGTGTCAATCATTAATGAAACATTCTGAATCTTACACtaaggaaaataaagaaaagtatG CAAAAATGGCATTTGGATTTTTATGCCTTCAGTGGCCGGAAGACAATCATTCCAGTACTCAATATAAATCAACTGTAATTGAATTGTTAAATAGTTGGATTAATAATGAATCGCTACCATTACAAACAGTAACTTCAATTTTGGATTGGTTACCAGATGAAACTTCAGAATTGGAGAAGCCACAGGATAGACTAAGTAGAATACCTTCCATATCAAGAAGTagctttcattttttatttaaaaaaatgttcgatGGTTTAATTAATGGTATAAAAACAGCGTTGCAAATGGCTGATAG AGATCCTAAAAGAATAGGTGTATGGTATGAAGTTGCGAAAAACGTGCAGAAGTTAgttcaaatatgtaaaacattaacaacaaaaaataatttattgatattcCTAAAACATATGCCTATAttattgaaatcttttttaaacCTTGGAATGCCAGTTCTAgaacataatttaaaatatcaaacagaagaagtaacaaaaatattgaagatgATGCAAG gAGGCACACGATATTTACATACAATATGTTGTGATAGTGCAGAAAAGAAAGATCTTacattatcaaaatatattccTGCAGCAAAATCTATATTAGAAAGATTAATATACAGTGTAAAGGGAATGTTAGTTCTTAACAATAGTCCTACTGCTTTTTGGATGGGTAATCTTGTTAACAAAAACTTAGAAGGTCAAGAAATTTTTTCTCAG aatttatcATCAGAAGAAAGTTCTATACCAAATTCTAATATAGCTGATGATGCAACTAATGTATCGTCAGATATATTAGAAAGCGATTCCAGTGATGACCTTGTTGATGAAAATAATGtgtcataa
- the Car gene encoding vacuolar protein sorting-associated protein 33A: protein MSSAHLSTGRLNVGIIQVQVRKQLLCLLEKCDGTKAIIWDQSLEGPIGLVAKYNLLEEHDVVKMYPLCGGSLTIPPNIVNIIFITRPQLGLMDLIAENVHGEEGKRPRKEFHLFFVPRKSLLCQKKLQNRGVFGSFTLIEEFKCDLFPFDNDLLSMELSSSFKEFHLENDPTCLYQVAQAIQGLQRLYGKIPKVTGRGPAASKVWELLERLNREEEDNKTTSVQSSTIEHLLLLDRSVDLLSPLVTQLTYEGLIDEIFGIKYNTVQLPARRFHDSQDSPTTMTLNEKEQIILNSGEELFAEIRDKNFNGVGPILSKKAKVISSQFDERHGDKSVQEIKQFIARLPHMLATKQSLAKHTTIAEMIKEVTDSSNFLESLQVEQELLNCIDTDKPNTFIEDMIIQQQPLLKVLRLLCIQSLTNSGLKPKLLDYYKREIIQTYGYHNLPTILNLEKAGLLKQQQSARQYAVLRKALRLTVEDESEITPKDISYVHSIYAPLSVRLTEQLVQPNGWQGLNDVMGLLPGPTISSSPYNILSSGRRNSITSEDFNSEPPKLVMVFFIGGCTFAEISALRFLSQQEDLNVEFVVCTTKLINGNTFLMSLMENLEST from the exons ATGTCATCGGCACATTTATCGACAGGACGTCTAAATGTGGGAATTATTCAAGTACAAGTCAGGAAACAGTTACTCTGTTTGCTTGAAAAGTGTGATGGCACAAAG gCAATTATATGGGATCAATCTCTTGAAGGACCAATTGGTCTTgttgcaaaatataatttgcttGAAGAACATGATGTTGTTAAAATGTATCCTTTATGTGGTGGAAGTTTGACAATACCAccaaatattgttaatataatatttataactagACCTCAGTTAGGACTTATGGATTTAATCGCTGAAAATGTTCATGG AGAAGAGGGGAAAAGACCACGCaaagaatttcatttgttcTTTGTACCAAGAAAAAGTCTTCTTTGTCAAAAAAAGCTTCAGAATCGTGGTGTATTTGGTAGCTTCACATTGATAGAAGAATTTAAATGCGACTTATTTCCTTTTGATAATGATCTTCTTTCCATGGAGCTTAGTAGTTCATTTAAGGAATTTCATCTAGAAAATGATCCCACTTGTTTGTATCAAGTTGCACAAGCTATTCAAGGTTTACAACGATTATAtggaaaaattccaaaagTTACTGGAAGAGGACCTGCTGCTAGCAAAGTATGGGAATTATTAGAAAGATTAAATAGAGAAGAAGAGGATAATAAAACAACATCAGTTCAGTCATCTACTAtagaacatttattattattagatcgCTCTGTAGATTTACTTTCACCTCTAGTTACGCAATTAACGTATGAGGGATTAATAGATGAAATTTTTGGGATAAAATATA aTACTGTACAGTTGCCAGCAAGAAGATTTCATGATTCTCAAGATTCTCCAACAACAATGACTCTTAatgaaaaagaacaaattatacTAAATTCTGGAGAAGAATTATTTGCAGAAATCAG ggacaaaaattttaatggagTTGGACCTATCCTTAGTAAAAAAGCTAAAGTTATTTCATCACAGTTTGATGAAAGACATGGAGATAAAAGTGTGCaagaaattaaacaatttatagCACGATTACCACATATGTTGGCTACTAAGCAATCATTAGCAAAAC ATACAACAATAGCTGAAATGATAAAAGAAGTAACAGATTCtagtaattttttagaatcatTGCAAGTAGAGCAAGAATTGTTGAATTGTATTGACACAGATAAACCAAATACTTTTATAGAAGATATGATAATACAACAACAACCACTTTTAAAAGTTTTACGTCTTCTTTGTATACAATCCTTAACAAATTCTGGACTCAAGCCAAAGTTATTGGACTATTATAAGAGagaaataatacaaacatACGGATATCATAATTTACCAACTATATTAAACTTAGAAAAAGCCGGATTATTAAAACAACAACAATCTGCGCGTCAGTATGCAGTTTTACGAAAAGCACTACGTCTTACTGTTGAAGATGAAAGTGAAATTACACCGAAGGATATTAGTTATGTTCATTCTATATATGCACCACTAAGTGTTCGATTGACAGAGCAGCTTGTACAACCAAATGGTTGGCAAGGTTTAAATGATGTAATGGGATTATTACCTGGTCCTACTATTAGTAGCTCACCATATAACATACTGTCATCTGGGAGAA gAAATTCTATTACTAGCGAAGACTTTAATTCAGAACCACCAAAATTAGTAATGGTTTTCTTTATTGGAGGATGTACATTTGCAGAAATTTCTGCGCTGAGATTTCTATCTCAGCAAGAAGATT tAAACGTAGAATTTGTTGTCTGCACTACAAAACTAATAAATGGAAACACATTTTTAATGTCATTAATGGAAAACCTAGAAAGTACATAa